The proteins below are encoded in one region of Oceanispirochaeta sp.:
- a CDS encoding efflux RND transporter periplasmic adaptor subunit, with translation MKKYTTTALLLAVLFFSSCGNADVEIDASGSFEAVELIVSSEASGKILELDIHEGDRVEEGSVLCRIDTVQLALKKEQLQASAESMKSRIVDVNIQTAPLSQQIATVKKEKIRIENLIKSDAVNTKQLDDINAQLATLEKQLNAQIHSFQNGNRGISNELAAMDSQIAQLEDQIRKGRITSPISGTVLVKYAEKGELALAGKALFKIADLDQMYLRAYVTAGQLTSIKLGQKVTILSDLGVGEYKTATGKLTWISDKAEFTPKTVQTRDERANLTYAVKVAVPNDGFLKIGMYGGIKFGE, from the coding sequence ATGAAAAAATACACGACTACGGCCCTTCTTTTGGCGGTTCTTTTCTTCAGCTCCTGCGGGAATGCAGACGTCGAGATCGATGCCTCTGGATCTTTTGAAGCGGTGGAGCTGATTGTATCCTCAGAGGCCAGCGGTAAAATCCTGGAATTGGATATTCACGAGGGAGACAGGGTTGAGGAAGGGAGCGTACTGTGCCGGATCGACACGGTACAGCTGGCATTGAAAAAAGAGCAGCTCCAGGCTTCGGCAGAGAGCATGAAATCCAGAATTGTGGATGTAAACATCCAGACCGCCCCGTTGAGTCAGCAGATAGCGACCGTTAAGAAAGAGAAGATCCGAATTGAAAATTTGATAAAGTCCGATGCGGTGAACACCAAGCAGCTGGATGATATCAACGCCCAGCTGGCCACGCTGGAAAAACAGCTGAACGCCCAGATTCATTCTTTTCAGAATGGAAACAGGGGTATCAGCAATGAGCTTGCCGCCATGGACAGCCAGATTGCCCAGCTCGAAGATCAGATCAGGAAGGGAAGGATCACCAGTCCCATCAGTGGCACGGTCCTGGTGAAGTATGCAGAGAAAGGAGAACTCGCCCTTGCGGGAAAGGCCCTCTTCAAAATAGCCGATCTGGATCAGATGTATCTGAGAGCCTATGTCACGGCAGGCCAGCTGACGAGTATCAAGCTGGGTCAGAAGGTCACCATCCTCTCAGACCTGGGAGTGGGGGAATACAAAACCGCCACCGGAAAGCTGACCTGGATCTCCGATAAGGCGGAGTTCACACCCAAAACCGTGCAGACCAGGGATGAAAGAGCCAATCTGACCTATGCCGTCAAGGTGGCTGTTCCTAATGACGGTTTCCTTAAAATCGGGATGTATGGCGGAATCAAATTCGGTGAGTAA
- a CDS encoding ABC transporter ATP-binding protein → MSVITAENLTKKFGHFTAVDHISFAIEKGEIFGFLGANGAGKTTAMRMLCGLSIPSSGTGLVAGFDIYRETEKIKKNIGYMSQKFSLYEDLTVKENIRLFAGIYGVKNKEIAPRTEEMLRSLGFLEEKDTLVKALPLGWKQKLSFSVAIFHEPKLVFLDEPTGGVDPAARRQFWELIYDASARGITVFVTTHYMDEAEYCNRVSIMVDGRISAMDSPRNLKNQYGCDSMDAVFQTLARTAVRAGD, encoded by the coding sequence ATGAGCGTTATTACGGCAGAAAACCTGACCAAGAAGTTCGGTCATTTCACAGCGGTGGATCATATCAGCTTTGCCATTGAAAAAGGGGAGATCTTCGGATTCCTCGGCGCCAACGGTGCGGGCAAGACAACAGCCATGCGCATGCTCTGCGGCCTGAGCATTCCCAGTTCCGGCACGGGGCTTGTCGCCGGGTTTGACATATACAGAGAGACAGAAAAAATCAAGAAAAACATCGGCTATATGAGCCAGAAATTTTCACTCTATGAAGACCTGACGGTGAAAGAGAACATCCGCCTCTTTGCCGGAATCTATGGTGTCAAAAACAAGGAAATAGCCCCCCGGACAGAGGAGATGCTGAGGAGTCTGGGATTTCTGGAAGAAAAAGACACCCTGGTCAAGGCCCTTCCTCTGGGTTGGAAACAGAAACTCTCTTTTTCCGTGGCCATCTTTCATGAGCCGAAACTGGTCTTTCTGGATGAACCCACCGGAGGTGTGGATCCCGCCGCCAGGCGGCAGTTCTGGGAACTGATTTATGATGCTTCCGCCCGGGGAATCACCGTGTTTGTCACCACCCATTACATGGATGAGGCGGAATACTGTAACAGAGTCTCCATCATGGTCGACGGCAGGATCAGTGCGATGGACAGTCCCCGAAACCTCAAAAACCAGTACGGCTGCGACTCTATGGATGCCGTTTTTCAGACTCTGGCCAGAACTGCCGTCAGAGCGGGAGATTAA
- a CDS encoding ABC transporter ATP-binding protein: MAESNSVSNPMISVQNITRSFGPLMALNDLSFEVEAGEIFGLIGPDGAGKTTLFRIMATLLLADQGKITLDGLDAVEDFRTIRKHIGYMPGRFSLYQDLTVEENLSFFATVFNTSIKENYHLIKDIYVQIEPFKKRRAGALSGGMKQKLALCCALIHFPKILLLDEPTTGVDPVSRAEFWHMLGSLRNNGITIVVSTPYMDEAGRCNRIALMQQGSFLKMDTPDQITAQYDRTLMSVRSDSMYPLLKDLREIPEIISCFAFGDSHHISFDQTGLKSERIVEFLKKKGHKNIDLSPIEAGIEDCFMDLSGPGEQT, translated from the coding sequence ATGGCGGAATCAAATTCGGTGAGTAATCCCATGATCAGCGTACAGAATATCACCCGGAGTTTCGGCCCTCTCATGGCCCTGAATGACCTGAGTTTCGAGGTAGAGGCCGGGGAGATCTTCGGGCTGATAGGTCCAGATGGTGCGGGAAAAACAACACTCTTCAGAATCATGGCCACCCTGCTGCTGGCCGACCAGGGAAAAATCACCCTGGACGGTCTGGATGCCGTCGAAGATTTCCGAACCATCAGAAAGCACATCGGCTATATGCCCGGGCGTTTTTCCCTCTACCAGGATCTGACGGTGGAAGAGAACCTGAGCTTTTTTGCCACCGTCTTTAATACGAGTATCAAGGAAAACTACCACCTGATCAAAGACATTTATGTCCAGATAGAGCCCTTTAAAAAAAGGCGGGCCGGGGCCCTCTCAGGAGGGATGAAACAGAAACTGGCTCTCTGCTGCGCCCTGATTCACTTCCCGAAGATCCTACTTTTAGATGAGCCCACGACGGGGGTGGACCCCGTATCCCGGGCGGAGTTCTGGCACATGCTGGGCTCTCTAAGAAACAATGGAATCACGATCGTCGTTTCAACACCCTATATGGATGAGGCCGGACGCTGCAACAGGATTGCCCTGATGCAGCAGGGATCTTTCCTCAAGATGGATACTCCGGATCAGATCACCGCTCAGTATGACCGGACCCTGATGTCTGTCCGCAGCGACTCCATGTACCCGCTGCTCAAAGATCTGAGAGAAATCCCGGAAATCATAAGCTGCTTCGCCTTTGGTGATTCCCACCACATCAGTTTTGATCAGACAGGGTTAAAGAGTGAAAGGATTGTAGAATTCCTCAAAAAAAAGGGACATAAAAACATCGATCTATCCCCCATTGAAGCAGGGATAGAAGACTGTTTTATGGATCTGTCCGGTCCGGGAGAACAAACATGA